Proteins co-encoded in one Gossypium arboreum isolate Shixiya-1 chromosome 11, ASM2569848v2, whole genome shotgun sequence genomic window:
- the LOC108472805 gene encoding aspartyl protease family protein 1 — protein MIKRKMSSFTKTIFFLWVLSTKLCDGRIFTFKMHHLFSEPVKNWSNSTGKLSHWPAKGSFEYYAVLAHRDRLLRGRKLSDINATLSFSDGNSTFRISSLGFLHYTTVQLGTPGVKFMVALDTGSDLFWVPCDCTKCAPTEGTTYASDFELSIYDPKGSSTSKRVTCNSSLCAHRNQCLGTFSSCPYIVSYMSAQTSTSGVLLEDVLHLTTEDGHPELVEAYVTFGCGQVQSGSFLDVAAPNGLFGLGMEKIAVPSILSQEGLTANSFSMCFGHDGIGRISFGDKGSPDQEETPFNLNPPHPTYNVTITQIRVGTAIIVGDITALFDSGTSFTYLVDPTYSNLAENFHSQAQDRRRPTDSRIPFEYCYDMSPEANATLIPSMSLKMKGGSDFPVYDPIIVISTQSKLVYCLAVIRSTELNIIGQNLMTGYRVIFDRERFVLGWTKYDCYDVEETNTSEVESYAVSTPPPVSAGIHNYSTPESTSKDIRNTDSGSCVPLRTCHLHISLPAFFGVVSIHMHMAYMA, from the exons ATGATTAAAAGAAAAATGTCATCTTTCACAAAGACTATATTTTTCTTGTGGGTCTTAAGCACTAAGCTCTGCGATGGCCGCATCTTCACTTTCAAGATGCACCACCTTTTCTCTGAACCCGTCAAGAACTGGTCCAACTCCACTGGGAAACTCTCTCATTGGCCTGCAAAAGGTTCTTTTGAGTACTACGCCGTTCTAGCTCACCGGGACCGCCTCCTCCGCGGCCGCAAACTCTCTGACATCAATGCAACCCTTTCTTTCTCTGATGGCAACTCCACTTTCCGCATCAGCTCTTTGGGATT TTTACATTATACAACAGTGCAATTGGGGACTCCCGGGGTGAAGTTCATGGTGGCACTTGATACAGGGAGTGATCTTTTTTGGGTGCCATGTGATTGTACCAAATGTGCTCCAACTGAAGGAACTACTTATGCTTCT GATTTTGAGCTTAGCATATACGACCCTAAAGGATCATCCACCAGCAAAAGAGTCACCTGCAACAGTAGCTTGTGTGCACACCGTAACCAATGTCTCGGCACGTTCAGTAGTTGTCCATACATAGTCTCTTACATGTCAGCTCAAACTTCTACTTCTGGGGTTCTACTGGAGGATGTTCTTCACCTAACAACTGAAGATGGTCATCCAGAATTGGTTGAGGCATATGTCACATTCGG CTGTGGGCAGGTACAAAGCGGCTCATTCCTGGATGTTGCAGCTCCCAACGGTTTATTTGGGCTTGGCATGGAGAAGATAGCAGTTCCGAGCATTTTATCACAGGAAGGTTTGACAGCTAATTCTTTCTCCATGTGTTTTGGACACGATGGAATTGGAAGGATCAGTTTTGGAGACAAAGGTAGCCCTGACCAGGAAGAGactccttttaatcttaacccACCGCA TCCAACCTATAACGTTACCATAACTCAAATTCGGGTGGGGACAGCTATAATTGTTGGTGATATTACAGCTCTTTTTGATTCTGGGACTTCGTTCACATACTTGGTTGACCCAACTTATTCAAACCTTGCAGAGAAT TTCCATTCTCAGGCACAAGATAGGCGCCGCCCAACTGATTCAAGGATCCCTTTTGAGTACTGTTATGACATGAG CCCGGAGGCAAATGCTACTTTAATACCCAGTATGAGTTTAAAAATGAAAGGTGGAAGTGACTTTCCAGTCTATGACCCGATCATTGTCATTTCTACTCAG AGTAAACTTGTATACTGCTTGGCTGTCATCAGGAGTACGGAACTGAATATTATTGGAC AAAACCTTATGACTGGTTACCGAGTGATATTTGACCGAGAAAGATTTGTATTGGGCTGGACGAAGTATGATT GCTACGACGTTGAGGAAACTAATACATCTGAAGTAGAATCTTATGCCGTCTCCACACCTCCACCTGTTTCTGCCGGAATCCATAATTATTCTACCCCAGAATCAACTAGTAAAGATATCAGAAATACCGATTCTGGCAGTTGTGTTCCCTTGCGAACTTGCCATCTCCATATTTCTCTTCCGGCTTTCTTCGGAGTTGTCTCCATACACATGCATATGGCATATATGGCTTAG
- the LOC108473879 gene encoding probable protein phosphatase 2C 46, translating into MLSRLVNFLRACWWPSLDRYAHKGSDASGWQDGLLWYKDNGQHFNGEFSMAVVQANNLLEDQSQIESGSLSTLESGPYGTFVGIYDGHGGPETSRYINDHLFQHLKRFTTEQQSMSVDVIKKAYQATEDGFFSLVTKQWPINPQIAAVGSCCLVGVVCNGTLYIANVGDSRAVLGRLVKATGEVLAIQLSSEHNVAIESVRQEMHSLHPDDSHIVVLKHNVWRVKGLIQISRSIGDVYLKKAEFNREPLYQKFRLRQPFRMPILSSEPSVSMHELQPHDQFLIFASDGLWEHLSNQVAVDIVQNHPRNGSARRLVKVALQEAAKKREMRYSDLKKIDRGVRRHFHDDITVIVVFLDSNLVSRASSAKGPSLSLRGGGIKLPAKTKAPC; encoded by the exons ATGTTATCAAGGTTGGTCAACTTTCTGAGGGCCTGCTGGTGGCCATCCTTGGACCGTTATGCGCACAAAGGTTCGGATGCATCCGGCTGGCAAGATGGGCTCCTATGGTACAAAGACAATGGGCAGCACTTCAATGGTGAGTTTTCCATGGCTGTTGTCCAGGCCAACAATCTGCTTGAGGATCAGAGCCAGATTGAATCTGGCTCCTTGAGCACTCTTGAGTCTGGTCCATACGGTACCTTTGTAGGAATATACGATGGTCATGGTGGCCCTGAGACATCGCGCTATATCAACGATCACTTATTCCAGCATCTAAAGA GGTTCACCACAGAGCAGCAATCAATGTCTGTGGATGTCATAAAGAAAGCATATCAAGCAACAGAAGATGGATTTTTCTCTCTTGTTACAAAACAATGGCCTATAAATCCCCAGATTGCAGCTGTCGGATCATGTTGCCTGGTTGGTGTTGTTTGCAATGGGACCCTTTACATTGCTAACGTTGGGGACTCTCGTGCTGTGCTTGGAAGGCTTGTCAAGGCAACTGGGGAGGTTCTTGCCATCCAGCTGTCATCAGAGCATAATGTAGCGATAGAGTCTGTCAGGCAGGAGATGCATTCTTTGCACCCTGATGACTCGCACATTGTAGTTTTAAAGCACAATGTATGGCGTGTAAAGGGCCTGATACAG ATTTCTAGATCAATAGGTGATGTTTATCTTAAAAAGGCTGAATTCAACAGGGAGCCTCTATATCAAAAGTTTCGTCTACGTCAACCTTTTAGGATGCCAATTTTGAGCTCAGAACCATCAGTATCAATGCATGAACTCCAACCTCATGATCAGTTTCTCATATTTGCTTCTGATGGGCTCTGGGAACATCTCAGCAATCAGGTCGCAGTCGATATAGTTCAAAATCATCCACGCAAT GGGAGTGCTAGGAGGCTTGTGAAAGTTGCCTTGCAGGAAGCTGCTAAAAAGAGAGAAATGAGGTACTCAGATTTAAAGAAGATTGATCGAGGCGTGCGGCGTCATTTCCACGATGACATCACAGTCATAGTTGTATTTCTTGATTCGAATCTCGTGAGCAGAGCCAGCTCAGCAAAAGGCCCTTCATTATCCCTGAGAGGAGGTGGAATCAAACTGCCTGCAAAAACCAAGGCTCCCTGTTAA
- the LOC108474001 gene encoding uncharacterized protein LOC108474001 encodes MQHLPVKSNLLDSGSETTKFGFGGYEQPLCPKPRRVGPVVPEFLKPLRCTKHSELNTDGRSGVLNIIAETTNDGRESACTGYSPSCYAGSPPGRTGNPLVHDVNFIHQMELLSPFTRTKLSDKFGITSASPV; translated from the exons ATGCAGCATTTACCAGTTAAAAGCAACCTTCTTGATTCAGGTTCGGAGACGACCAAGTTCGGCTTCGGTGGTTACGAGCAGCCCCTTTGCCCCAAAcctcgccgtgtcggacccgtcGTTCCCGAGTTTCTCAAGCCCCTCAGATGTACCAAACACAG CGAACTCAACACTGATGGGAGAAGTGGAGTTCTGAACATAATTGCTGAGACG ACAAATGATGGAAGAGAATCGGCATGCACGGGGTATTCCCCATCTTGCTATGCAGGGTCACCTCCAGGCAGAACAGGCAACCCTCTGGTTCATGACGTCAACTTCATTCACCAGATGGAGCTTCTTTCACCTTTCACCAGAACCAAGCTTTCAGATAAATTTGGCATCACCTCCGCCTCTCCTGTTTGA
- the LOC108474000 gene encoding CSC1-like protein At4g35870, giving the protein MSETLPPPPSPSSDEDFANDGAWYGNIQYLLNISTIGLLCCVLIFIFLKLRSDHRLIPGPSALFAKLLAVWHATGREIARHCGADAAQFLLIEGGSFAILLSVAFVAVSVLLPVNLYGGTALLDDQFSKTTVSHISKGSGLLWVHFLFVVFVVLIFHYGMSAVEERLKITRFRDGNGNLSDPNSNSTAIFTIMVQGLPKNLGVDKGVVLEYFQYKYPGKVYRVIMPMDLCSLDDLATELVKVRDEITWLIAKIDSRLLPEESEDVNGSEGFLGWIRWLGRKIQRVFDQITGTFGFTDEEKLRKLQELRAELETELAAYKEGHAPGAGVAFVMFKDVYTANKAVQDFQNEKKRRFGKFFSVMELKLQRNQWKVERAPLATDIYWNHLGSTKLSLKLRRVFVNSCLLLMLLFFSSPLAVITAVQSAARIINAEAIDNAQSWLAWVQSSSWLASLVFQFLPNVIIFVSMYIVVPSALSYLSKFERHLTVSSEQRAALLKMVCFFLVNLILLRALVESSLESAILRMGRCYLDGEDCKRIEQYMSASFLSRSCLSSLAFLITSTFLGISYDLLAPVPWIKNKLQKFRKNDMLQLVPENTEEYPLENQNLNNLRRPLMPESLFDSPRMGDIDIPGQDLSVYPISSRTSPIPKQKFDFAQYYAFNLTIFALTLIYSSFAPLVVPVGAVYFGYRYVVDKYNFLFVYRVRGFPAGNDGRLMDTVLSIMRFCLDLFLISMLLFFSVKGDSTKLQAIFTLGLLVIYKLLPSDSDSFQPALLEGMQNIDSIIDGPIDYEVFSQPRFDWDTYSL; this is encoded by the coding sequence ATGAGCGAGACGCTTCCTCCGCCGCCGTCCCCCTCATCCGATGAAGATTTCGCGAACGACGGCGCGTGGTATGGCAACATCCAGTATCTCCTCAACATTTCAACCATCGGCCTCCTCTGTTGCGTCCTCATCTTTATCTTCCTCAAGCTCCGCAGCGACCATCGCCTTATTCCGGGGCCATCCGCTCTGTTCGCTAAGCTCCTTGCCGTCTGGCACGCCACCGGCCGTGAGATTGCCCGCCACTGCGGAGCTGACGCCGCCCAATTCCTCTTAATCGAAGGCGGCAGCTTCGCGATTCTCTTGTCAGTCGCCTTTGTGGCTGTTTCCGTCTTGCTCCCCGTTAATCTCTACGGCGGCACTGCTTTATTAGACGATCAGTTCTCGAAAaccactgtaagtcatatcagtAAAGGTTCAGGGTTACTTTGGGTGCATTTTCTTTTCGTGGTTTTCGTTGTTCTTATTTTCCATTATGGAATGTCTGCTGTTGAAGAAAGATTAAAAATTACTAGGTTTAGAGATGGGAATGGAAATTTAAGTGACCCCAACTCGAATTCAACTGCAATTTTTACGATTATGGTTCAGGGTTTGCCTAAGAATTTAGGGGTTGACAAAGGTGTTGTGCTCGAGTATTTTCAGTATAAATATCCGGGGAAAGTATACAGGGTTATCATGCCTATGGATTTATGTTCTTTGGATGATTTAGCCACTGAACTAGTTAAGGTTAGGGATGAAATTACCTGGTTGATAGCAAAGATCGATTCACGTCTTCTGCCGGAAGAAAGTGAAGATGTGAATGGAAGTGAAGGGTTTCTGGGTTGGATTCGTTGGTTGGGGAGGAAAATACAACGAGTTTTTGATCAGATTACGGGTACATTTGGGTTTACAGATGAAGAAAAATTAAGAAAGCTGCAAGAATTGAGAGCTGAGTTAGAGACTGAATTAGCGGCTTATAAGGAAGGGCATGCACCAGGTGCTGGGGTTGCTTTTGTGATGTTTAAGGATGTATATACAGCGAATAAGGCAGTTCAAGATTTCCAGAATGAGAAAAAGAGGCGGTTTGGGAAATTCTTTTCTGTCATGGAGTTAAAGTTGCAGAGGAACCAATGGAAAGTTGAACGAGCCCCTTTGGCCACTGATATTTACTGGAACCATTTGGGATCAACAAAATTGTCGCTGAAGCTGCGAAGAGTGTTTGTAAACTCGTGTTTGTTGTTAATGCTTTTGTTCTTCAGTTCTCCTCTTGCAGTAATCACTGCTGTGCAGAGTGCTGCTCGGATTATTAATGCAGAAGCAATTGATAATGCACAGTCGTGGTTGGCTTGGGTGCAAAGTTCAAGCTGGCTGGCATCCCTAGTCTTTCAATTTTTGCCCAATGTAATTATATTTGTTAGCATGTACATAGTGGTCCCTTCTGCTCTTTCTTATCTTTCCAAGTTTGAACGGCATCTCACTGTATCCAGTGAGCAGAGAGCAGCATTGCTAAAGATGGTTTGCTTCTTCCTTGTCAATTTGATCCTATTGAGGGCTCTTGTTGAGTCATCATTAGAGAGTGCAATCCTTCGGATGGGTCGATGCTATCTGGATGGAGAAGACTGCAAGAGAATTGAGCAATACATGAGTGCTTCATTCCTTTCAAGATCTTGCCTTTCTTCTCTTGCATTTCTAATCACAAGTACATTCTTGGGAATATCATATGATCTGCTGGCTCCAGTTCCTTGGATAAAGAACAAGCTTCAGAAGTTTCGGAAGAATGATATGCTCCAGTTGGTCCCAGAAAATACTGAAGAGTACCCATTGGAAAATCAGAACCTGAATAATTTGCGGAGACCGCTGATGCCCGAAAGTTTATTTGACTCTCCTAGGATGGGTGACATTGACATTCCGGGACAGGATCTTTCCGTCTATCCTATCAGCAGCCGGACCTCGCCTATACCCAAGCAGAAATTTGACTTTGCGCAGTATTATGCATTTAATTTGACAATATTTGCCCTGACCTTGATATATTCTTCATTTGCACCACTCGTGGTGCCAGTGGGTGCAGTTTATTTTGGATATAGGTATGTGGTTGATAAGTACAACTTTCTGTTTGTGTATAGAGTCCGGGGATTTCCTGCTGGCAATGATGGAAGGCTGATGGATACTGTGTTGAGTATCATGCGGTTCTGCCTCGACTTGTTCCTCATCTCGATGCTTTTGTTCTTTTCAGTCAAAGGAGACTCCACAAAGCTGCAAGCCATATTTACTCTTGGGTTGCTAGTAATTTACAAACTGTTACCTTCTGATAGTGATAGTTTTCAACCAGCCCTTTTGGAAGGCATGCAAAATATAGACAGCATTATTGATGGACCGATTGATTATGAGGTTTTCTCACAACCTAGATTCGATTGGGATACATATAGTTTATGA